One window of the Mycobacterium sp. SVM_VP21 genome contains the following:
- a CDS encoding DUF6319 family protein, whose product MGSMADATPAPDTVTAAPEPPDTPEVKEPVKKSAGKKAKTLELTLTVTGTADGEWHAEIKQGSSYLVRNLAVAAAAVSRAAKELHEELFAPIEALMDEARSQHAARVAALEAELEAARKALADLD is encoded by the coding sequence ATGGGTTCGATGGCCGACGCCACGCCGGCACCCGACACTGTCACCGCTGCCCCTGAGCCCCCCGACACTCCTGAAGTCAAGGAGCCGGTCAAGAAGTCGGCCGGGAAGAAGGCCAAGACGCTCGAGTTGACGCTGACCGTGACCGGTACCGCCGACGGCGAGTGGCACGCCGAGATCAAGCAAGGCAGCAGCTATCTGGTACGCAACCTCGCCGTCGCGGCCGCCGCGGTGTCGCGGGCCGCCAAGGAACTGCACGAGGAGCTGTTCGCGCCGATCGAGGCGCTGATGGACGAGGCGCGCTCCCAGCATGCCGCGCGAGTGGCCGCGCTCGAAGCCGAACTGGAGGCCGCGCGGAAAGCCTTGGCGGACTTGGACTGA
- a CDS encoding AAA family ATPase, whose protein sequence is MVAASNTVVLTDEFRAALGLLAAGRNLFLTGKAGTGKSTLVRHFMASTDRNVVVVAPTGIAALNVDGHTIHRLFGFRPTTTLSDVAGGDYRPGRFTKTLAKLQTLIIDEASMVRADVFDMIAGALQRFGPEPGTAFGGVQVVLVGDLYQLPPVVTEGEQHYFSTTYATPYFFSASTFSRAEFPSVSLTTVFRQLGDDRMTAILNEIREGVLLGHARAHLDARVDPDFVPPDDELWLTLAPTNRLVTARNRQQLERLPGEELVHRATESGDLSLFDKPLDDELRFKVGAQVMMLNNDQAERWVNGSIGRVVGVGYDRHGAVVEIEFPNGDIAEVAPFTWEATRPVVEGGALRRDVVGTFTQLPFKLAWAITIHKSQGQTLERLVVDLSGGMFSTGQLYVALSRCTSLAGLVLKRPVLPKDLKVDRRIARFLRTAANGDRARRYCAIGLLTVGDEGRMSRPRPVELAVAFDDGTAVSTLINPQRDLADARQAYRIGVADVLLAPTLREAWAVIAPMLAGCTPVGVKVDETLGLIDFELKRLGQVTPMPLGIDLRGPNITGDTALQRARTALQRLDAADVDCGSSPFDEPDDAEALSGILLSRDPDVITPAAEHLPALSALLRISRTLGAILLGVTPVDQMRAAGETNWEQAARQTAADQLVLAATRTRLPDEVSARLRDALRALGAGDLAAGLAQTPSTADNIDAVLVPGARVCFTGTAVDGHGHVLDRDEIERRAAAAGLAPVRTVTKTRCEVLVIAEAGTQSGKARKAQDYGKPVFTVDEFLDWLARR, encoded by the coding sequence AGTTCCGTGCAGCACTGGGGCTGCTGGCGGCTGGCCGGAACCTGTTCCTGACCGGTAAGGCCGGCACGGGCAAATCGACGCTTGTCCGCCACTTCATGGCCTCCACCGATCGCAACGTCGTGGTAGTTGCGCCGACCGGGATCGCCGCCCTCAACGTCGACGGCCACACCATCCACCGCCTGTTCGGATTCCGGCCCACCACAACGCTGTCCGATGTCGCCGGCGGCGACTACCGGCCCGGGCGCTTCACCAAGACACTGGCCAAACTGCAGACGCTGATCATCGACGAGGCGTCCATGGTGCGTGCCGACGTGTTCGACATGATCGCGGGAGCGCTGCAGCGCTTCGGCCCCGAGCCCGGCACGGCGTTCGGCGGCGTCCAGGTGGTGTTGGTGGGTGACCTCTACCAGCTGCCGCCGGTGGTCACCGAGGGCGAGCAACACTATTTCTCGACGACGTATGCCACCCCGTACTTCTTTTCGGCGAGCACCTTCAGTCGTGCGGAGTTCCCGAGTGTCTCGCTGACGACGGTGTTCCGCCAGCTCGGCGATGACCGGATGACCGCGATCCTCAACGAGATTCGCGAAGGTGTGCTGCTCGGCCACGCGAGGGCGCACCTGGACGCCCGGGTGGATCCCGACTTCGTGCCGCCGGACGACGAACTGTGGCTGACGTTGGCGCCTACCAACAGGCTGGTCACCGCGCGCAATCGCCAGCAGCTGGAGCGGTTGCCGGGCGAGGAGCTGGTGCACCGCGCCACCGAATCCGGTGACCTGTCGCTGTTCGACAAGCCGCTGGACGACGAGTTGCGCTTCAAAGTCGGCGCGCAGGTGATGATGCTCAACAACGATCAGGCCGAGCGCTGGGTCAACGGCTCGATCGGCCGCGTGGTGGGGGTGGGCTACGACCGCCACGGCGCCGTGGTCGAAATCGAGTTCCCCAACGGCGACATCGCCGAAGTCGCCCCGTTCACCTGGGAGGCCACCCGTCCCGTGGTCGAGGGCGGCGCCTTGCGTCGCGACGTCGTCGGCACCTTCACCCAGTTGCCGTTCAAGCTGGCCTGGGCGATCACCATTCACAAAAGCCAGGGCCAGACACTGGAGCGGCTGGTGGTGGATCTGTCGGGCGGCATGTTCTCCACCGGCCAGCTGTATGTGGCCTTGAGCCGGTGTACCTCGTTGGCCGGGCTCGTGCTCAAACGCCCTGTACTGCCGAAGGATCTGAAGGTGGATCGCCGGATCGCCCGGTTCCTGCGTACCGCGGCCAACGGCGACCGCGCGCGCCGCTACTGTGCGATCGGTTTGCTCACCGTGGGCGATGAGGGGCGGATGTCGCGACCGCGCCCGGTGGAGTTGGCGGTGGCATTCGATGACGGCACGGCGGTGTCGACGCTGATCAATCCCCAGCGGGATCTGGCCGATGCCCGCCAGGCGTATCGAATCGGGGTGGCCGACGTGCTGTTGGCGCCCACACTGCGGGAGGCCTGGGCGGTGATCGCGCCGATGCTGGCCGGCTGCACACCGGTGGGCGTCAAAGTCGATGAGACGCTGGGGCTGATCGACTTCGAACTCAAGCGACTGGGGCAGGTGACTCCGATGCCGCTGGGTATCGACCTGCGGGGCCCAAACATCACCGGTGACACGGCGCTGCAGCGTGCCCGCACTGCGCTCCAGCGCCTCGATGCCGCCGACGTGGATTGCGGTTCATCGCCCTTCGACGAACCCGACGATGCCGAGGCCCTCTCGGGAATCCTGCTCAGCCGTGATCCGGACGTCATAACCCCGGCGGCAGAACACCTTCCGGCGCTGTCCGCGCTGTTGCGAATCAGCCGAACTCTTGGAGCGATCCTGTTGGGCGTCACTCCCGTCGACCAGATGCGGGCGGCGGGGGAGACCAATTGGGAGCAGGCGGCACGCCAGACCGCCGCCGACCAACTAGTCCTGGCGGCCACCCGCACCCGGCTACCGGATGAGGTGTCGGCGCGCCTGCGCGACGCATTGCGCGCGCTGGGCGCCGGCGACTTGGCGGCCGGGCTGGCGCAGACGCCGTCGACGGCCGACAACATCGATGCGGTCCTGGTTCCCGGCGCCCGCGTCTGCTTCACCGGAACCGCGGTCGATGGCCACGGCCACGTGCTCGACCGCGACGAAATAGAACGGCGGGCTGCCGCGGCCGGGCTGGCGCCGGTGCGGACCGTGACCAAAACGCGCTGTGAGGTGTTGGTCATCGCCGAAGCGGGCACGCAATCCGGAAAGGCCCGCAAAGCCCAGGACTACGGCAAGCCGGTGTTCACCGTCGACGAGTTCCTGGATTGGCTCGCGCGCCGGTGA